The Spirochaetota bacterium genomic sequence TATCCGCCACTGATATTGATGGAGACGAATTGACTTATTCAGCCAGCAACCTTCCAACAGGCGCGAGTCTTAATACTCCCCAGAGACTATTTAGCTGGACTCCTGACTATTCACAATCCGGTAATTATAAAAATATTCTCTTCGTTGTGACTGATAATGGAACTCCATCAGAAAATGATTATGAAGAGATCACCATCACCGTCGGAAATGTCAACCGACCCCCCCTTTGGGATACTATAGGGGACAAGACAATTAGCGAGGGGGAGCTTCTTCAATTCACTATATCCGCGACAGACCCTGATGGGGACGGACTAATCTATTCAGGCAGCAATCTTCCAACAGGCGCATATTTCAACAGCCAAACTAGAGTATTCTCCTGGATACCAGATTATACCCAATCAGGAAATTATAGGGATATAACCTTCACCGTTGTTGACGATGGGATTCCCACAGAGGGTGATAATGAGGCTATCACTATCACTGTGGGAAATATTAATCGTCCTCCTGTACTTGATCCAATAGGAGACAGGAACCTCACTGAGGGTGAGCTTTTAGAATTCACAATATTCTCAACAGATCCGGATGGCGACAACTTGACCTACTCAGCCTCTAATCTTCCTAAAGGCGCAGACTTTAACAGCGACACAAGGATATTTTCATGGACGCCCAACTATAGTCAATCCGGCATTTATACAGACGTTAAATTCACTGTGACTGACAATGGAATACCTAATGAGAGCGACTTAGAGAATATCACCATTACTGTAAATAACAGACAATGGTGGGATATATCCTGGGGATACCGTAGAGAAATTATTCTATCTGACAATGGTTCTGAATGGGATCTAACCAATTATCAGGTAAACATTAATTTGGATTCATCTTTTGATTTTGCCAAAGCAGATGAGAATGGCGATGATATACGATTTACTTATTATGAGTCAATGACTCAAAGCGAATCAGAGATAAATTACTGGATTGAAAACTGGGATGTAGTAGCAAAAGAGGCTTCAATATGGGTGAATGTTACAACAATCCCTAGTGATTCAATTGCTGTAATCTATATATATTACGGCAATGATTCTGTTTCTGCCGTATCTTCAAAAGAACTAACCTTTTATAATGACAACTTTATTGATACTTTTTACAATAGTACTAAAATTGATACCCAAGAATCTAGTAATATAAGTGTATATAACAATAATGTAATTATTGATATCGATCAATATACTACAATCTATAACTATGATGGTGTTACTCAATCTTTATCAGTTCCAAAAGCGTATGAGAACGATGTTGACCGTTTCCCTTTTGAAGGCGATCCAGCTCGCAGAAATGATCATGAAGAGGCAACAGATTCGCAATATGCAGCTATTGCTGCTTCTGATAATAACAGATGGGAAACTGACAATCCCGGTTATAGTGTAATATGGGGTTGTGACGAAATGATGCTGTGGCTGGATATGGTAATCGATGAACCATTAGAGGATATCACTTATATAGACTTGACATTTGAAGGATATTATAGCGATCAAAGTGGTGACTTTAGGATATATGTTTTGGAGAGAGGCGCTGACTGGTGGATGGATGAATCCTGGAATCAATTAGGCAGCGAATTGAGCATCCCATCTGGAACTGATGGAGTGATAAGTCGTCCCATATCTTCAGATTTTGACGCTTACATAGACGAACTGGATGGCAATATTACCTGGGTAGTTGGAGCGCCAGATGTGTGTAGAGAACGTCTATACATCGATTATGTGGAGATGGAGGTCTTTACTCATTCAACACTTGTCTCTGTTGCGATTCCAGAGGATGAAAATACTCGACTGATTGCAGGAGAGACACTATCCTTCAATGATACAGAGCCAACAAATACTGAGATAAGATATTACATTGAATACAATACCGGCGATTCCTGGACATTAATTCCAGATTCATGTTTATTCGGAAATTTTGCGGGATTTGACGAATCTCAAGTTGACATCTCTTCTATAGCAAGAGACTATGGAAGAATTAGACTAAGGGCGGAGTTGTCTACAACAAACTCTTCAATCACACCTATATTACATGACTGGAAAGTATTTCACTCTTACCGAAAATACGTTGATCCTGAACCATCGTATAATGTTGGCGAGGAAGAATCCCTTTAGATATTCCTTAAATGCTCGTGAAAGAATTAAACACAAAGGAGCTGAATACCTATGAATCCATCAGCGTTATCTGACATAAAGGTAGTAGAGTGGAGCGAATCTGTCTCAGGGCCTTATTGCGGGAAGCTTCTTGCTGATTTGGGGGCTGAGGTTATAAAAATTGAAAGGCCTGGTTTTGGGGACCGATCCAGGAGCTACGGCCCTTTTCCGCAAGACATACCTCACTATGAAAAGAGCGGTCTATTTCTATATCTCAATACCAATAAAAAAAGTGTAACCTTAGATGTTACAAAAGCGACTGGTGCTGAGATTTTTAGAGAATTAGTAAAATCTGCAGATGTTCTCGTTGAGAACAATCCCCCTAGTTTGGTTGAAAAGCTATGTTTAAATTTTAAAAATTTAAAAAAGCTTAATAAAAAATTAATTGTAACATCGATTACTCCCTTTGGATATACTGGACCCTATCGAGATCACAAGGCATGCGAGCTTACCAGCTTTAATTTAAGCGGTTTAGCATTTACCAATCCTTATGTTGGTGTAGATAATATTGAGGAACAACCACCCTTGAAGGGGCCACCGCATCAAGGTGAAATTATTGCTGGTTTAGGAGGAGCAATAACCACAATGTCAGCTATTTTTGCATGTAACATATCAGGATTTGGGCAACACGTAGACATATCAGAGCAGGAAGCCTTAACCTCTATGATCCGACGAGACCTTGGCCTTTATAATTATGAGGGTATAATTAAGACTAGGATTAAGGGGAGTCAACCTCAGGTTGAATTTGTGATGGGTCATTGTAAAAATGGTTACTTCTATATGCTTTGTAATACTGACAAGTTCTGGGATGCCTGGGTGGAGCTGATGGACAGTCCTGATTGGACAAAAGAAGCCTTTTGCCAGGATCGCGCTTCAAGGCGGGAAAATTGGTATAAGATCAGGCCAAGGATAGAGGAGTGGTCAGAAGGACAACTTCTCGAGGATATAGTCAGCGAAGCTCAATCGAGACGCATTCCCTGCATGCCCATCAACACCATTGAAGAATTGTACAAATCTGAACTTTTAAAAGATCGAGACTATTTTGTAGAAATTGATCATAAAGAGGCTGGCAAAATAAAATATCCGGGGGCACCTTATAAATTATCACAAACCCCTTGGCATATTAAGTCTCCTGCTCCTCTTTTGGGTGAACACAATGATAAAATTCTTGGTGGACAACTCGGTTATTCCAGAAAGGATTTAGTAAAGATGAGAGTAGAGGGAGTAATATGAGCCGATTGCTCCCCAACTAAATACCTTTTGGAAAAGATAATCCTCTGAAAAACTCGGCACAAACTCCCTGACTCCTAAAGGCATATATCATTTTAGCCTGCTTATTGACAAAAAACCAGCCCAGGGCAAGGCAACTGAACTTCCGGTTTTGAAATTGAATTATCCGTGAATAATTCAATACACACAAATCTGCCTGTGCTCGTCAAGCGGATGCCGATGTTGTTGTACTCGTTATACGGGTCGTTACTGCACCAATTGCCGGCCTGCATTCTATTAGCAAAGTCGTTTCTGCTTCCGTTGCGAATCACTCGATTCGAACGGCTTATGATGCCATGCCCCTTAATTTGTATTTTAGCAAATTATTGCCATGATCATTAAATGTCAAATCAGACTCAGCATGCTGCTTAGTTCTATTTTTAATTTTTACTTTCAATATCTTTCACATATTCTATTTCCGAAGGAAATAGTAATATCTCTATCTAGTAATTCAGCTTTCATATGCCGATGACCTCATGTTGATTTCTTACTCAACTGATCGTAGACCCAACCAAGGGCATCCATCTTTTTTACTTCATTTCACCTTTATCGAGTTATCGAGAGTTAATATATCGTGTCCTTCTTTGTGAGCATTAGAGCATTGAATAAATCATATACTTTACGCACTAACATTGATTCCAGATTCCAGCGTGCAACATTCAAAAAAATTAATAAAGCGAGTTCGGTGATTGACACTTTATTAGCTCGATAATTATAAAATAATGTAATATTATTGTCTTCTCAGAATATAGCGATGAGAAACGGATGATTTTAAACATAAAGGTAATAACTCTTATGAAATTTTGGTTTGTTACCTTTTCATCGGTAGTTTGCCTTTTACTTCTATATGTTTACAAAAAGCCAGTCAAGTTGAGTAAAGACCTTGTTTTTATCCAGCAGTTTGCGGTTTTCATTGGCCAACTGGTCGTTGGCACCCAGAATGTCTTTAAGGATCTTAATCTCCATATCATTCTACTTCTATGCTTTTTATCATAAGTTCTCTTCCGGCGATTATTTTCATACTGTCATTGTCACAATAAAGGTATGTCCATGCTTCTTTTTGGGGAATTGTCGAAGTCTGTTTATTACCAGTAACTAAAAAAGGTTACATCAGCGGATTTTGAAAAACTCAAAATGCTGGTTTTTGATAAGTTATTGAATTTGCTTGCTCAAATCCGTAATATCTTCCGGAAGTATTGGTTTGGGCTATATGAATGAGGTCATCAAGGGAAGAAAAGGAGTCTTTCTTTTGTTTTGCAAAGATCTGTAACCTATATTCTAGGTGATTCTATATAACCATGTATGCATCTTACTGTCTTCTCAGTAATCATCGATACTGCGCCAAGTTTGCACAAAGGCTTCTTAGGTAACACACTCTGCATCTTCTATGCTCCCCGTTGGTTGATAC encodes the following:
- a CDS encoding DUF2341 domain-containing protein, which encodes MNLNKLRVIAINFSKIYVLALLTLCLSFYSCNGLSDSVLDPSDFVTSGDSIENNHPPTLETIGDRTVKDEELLQFTISAEDPDNDALTFYASNLPTGATFDPHNLQFFWTPNYNQTGNYKKILFTVTDSGIPSKSDSESIAISVGNVNRPPCLEEIEDKHVKENEILQFTISARDPDGDDLTYSVSNLPRGATFNASTGEFFWQPDYTQSGNHKDILFTVIDNGTPSTLSDSKAINITVGMVNSPPILTPIGDKLVNENDTLSFTISATDIDGDELTYSASNLPTGASLNTPQRLFSWTPDYSQSGNYKNILFVVTDNGTPSENDYEEITITVGNVNRPPLWDTIGDKTISEGELLQFTISATDPDGDGLIYSGSNLPTGAYFNSQTRVFSWIPDYTQSGNYRDITFTVVDDGIPTEGDNEAITITVGNINRPPVLDPIGDRNLTEGELLEFTIFSTDPDGDNLTYSASNLPKGADFNSDTRIFSWTPNYSQSGIYTDVKFTVTDNGIPNESDLENITITVNNRQWWDISWGYRREIILSDNGSEWDLTNYQVNINLDSSFDFAKADENGDDIRFTYYESMTQSESEINYWIENWDVVAKEASIWVNVTTIPSDSIAVIYIYYGNDSVSAVSSKELTFYNDNFIDTFYNSTKIDTQESSNISVYNNNVIIDIDQYTTIYNYDGVTQSLSVPKAYENDVDRFPFEGDPARRNDHEEATDSQYAAIAASDNNRWETDNPGYSVIWGCDEMMLWLDMVIDEPLEDITYIDLTFEGYYSDQSGDFRIYVLERGADWWMDESWNQLGSELSIPSGTDGVISRPISSDFDAYIDELDGNITWVVGAPDVCRERLYIDYVEMEVFTHSTLVSVAIPEDENTRLIAGETLSFNDTEPTNTEIRYYIEYNTGDSWTLIPDSCLFGNFAGFDESQVDISSIARDYGRIRLRAELSTTNSSITPILHDWKVFHSYRKYVDPEPSYNVGEEESL
- a CDS encoding CoA transferase; translation: MNPSALSDIKVVEWSESVSGPYCGKLLADLGAEVIKIERPGFGDRSRSYGPFPQDIPHYEKSGLFLYLNTNKKSVTLDVTKATGAEIFRELVKSADVLVENNPPSLVEKLCLNFKNLKKLNKKLIVTSITPFGYTGPYRDHKACELTSFNLSGLAFTNPYVGVDNIEEQPPLKGPPHQGEIIAGLGGAITTMSAIFACNISGFGQHVDISEQEALTSMIRRDLGLYNYEGIIKTRIKGSQPQVEFVMGHCKNGYFYMLCNTDKFWDAWVELMDSPDWTKEAFCQDRASRRENWYKIRPRIEEWSEGQLLEDIVSEAQSRRIPCMPINTIEELYKSELLKDRDYFVEIDHKEAGKIKYPGAPYKLSQTPWHIKSPAPLLGEHNDKILGGQLGYSRKDLVKMRVEGVI